From Saccharothrix espanaensis DSM 44229, the proteins below share one genomic window:
- a CDS encoding ABC transporter ATP-binding protein codes for MTSPFRVLLGHTRPHRAVLTGSLLLVLAAGASGLVQPLVAQDVLEALATGGSVLAPVLLLAGLVVLGAALTGVQSWWQQRTAEHVVREVRRDLVFRLVRLRVPELDSRAPGDLTARVTSDSTLLQNAATEGLVLVANGVLTTLGAVVMMGVVHLGLLGVTAGVIVGVALVLLVVLPRIRLAVARAQESLGAVGAALDRALGAARTVKANGAEARETALAGAAVDRAHAAGLVGARYVAVVKVLTGVAIQGAFLAVLGVGGALVAAGSMSAPELIAFLLYVFYLASPIGSLAAGLGMLQQGLGAVGRIEEVRRMPVEEDVDLVVPAPHGPPPAVEFAGVEFAYPGRGPALRGVSWTARPGARTALVGLSGAGKTTMFALLQRFYEPTGGTVRVGGVDIATMSRAELRRLIAYVEQDSPVMAGTLRDNLLYANPDATDAEIAEALRVTRLTGFVDRLDAGLGTEVGTRGVTLSGGERQRLAIARALLRKPRVLLLDEATAQLDARNENALREAVDQVARDCTVILIAHRLSTVTDADRIVLLEHGVVRASGTHAELVEQDELYRELAATQLLVTAVPGV; via the coding sequence ATGACGAGTCCGTTCCGCGTGCTGCTCGGCCACACCCGCCCGCACCGCGCGGTCCTGACCGGCAGCCTGCTGCTGGTGCTGGCGGCGGGCGCGTCCGGGCTGGTGCAGCCGCTGGTGGCGCAGGACGTGCTGGAGGCGCTGGCCACCGGCGGGTCGGTGCTGGCACCGGTGCTGCTGCTGGCCGGGCTGGTGGTGCTGGGCGCGGCGCTGACCGGCGTGCAGTCGTGGTGGCAGCAGCGCACCGCCGAGCACGTGGTCCGCGAGGTCCGGCGGGACCTGGTGTTCCGGCTGGTCCGGCTGCGGGTGCCGGAGCTGGACAGCCGCGCGCCCGGCGACCTGACCGCCCGGGTGACCTCGGACAGCACGTTGTTGCAGAACGCCGCCACCGAAGGGCTGGTGCTGGTCGCCAACGGCGTGCTGACCACGCTGGGCGCGGTGGTGATGATGGGCGTCGTGCACCTGGGCCTGCTCGGCGTCACCGCCGGGGTGATCGTCGGGGTCGCGCTGGTGCTGCTGGTGGTGCTGCCCCGGATCCGGCTCGCGGTGGCGCGGGCGCAGGAGTCGCTGGGCGCGGTCGGCGCGGCGCTGGACCGGGCGCTGGGCGCGGCCCGCACGGTGAAGGCCAACGGTGCCGAGGCGCGGGAGACCGCGCTCGCCGGGGCGGCCGTCGACCGGGCGCACGCCGCCGGGCTGGTCGGCGCGCGGTACGTGGCCGTGGTCAAGGTGCTGACCGGCGTGGCGATCCAGGGCGCGTTCCTGGCCGTGCTGGGGGTCGGCGGGGCGCTGGTCGCGGCCGGGTCGATGAGCGCGCCGGAGCTGATCGCGTTCCTGCTCTACGTGTTCTACCTGGCCTCGCCGATCGGCTCGCTGGCCGCCGGGCTCGGGATGCTCCAGCAGGGGTTGGGCGCGGTCGGCCGGATCGAGGAGGTGCGGCGGATGCCCGTGGAGGAGGACGTCGACCTCGTCGTGCCCGCGCCGCACGGCCCGCCGCCCGCCGTGGAGTTCGCCGGCGTCGAGTTCGCCTACCCCGGCCGCGGCCCCGCGCTGCGCGGCGTGTCGTGGACCGCCCGGCCCGGCGCGCGCACCGCCCTGGTGGGCCTGTCCGGCGCGGGCAAGACGACGATGTTCGCGCTCCTGCAACGGTTCTACGAGCCGACCGGCGGCACCGTCCGGGTCGGCGGGGTCGACATCGCCACGATGTCGCGCGCCGAGCTGCGCCGGCTCATCGCGTACGTGGAGCAGGACTCGCCGGTCATGGCGGGCACCCTGCGCGACAACCTGCTCTACGCCAACCCGGACGCCACCGACGCGGAGATCGCCGAGGCCCTGCGGGTCACCCGGCTGACCGGGTTCGTGGACCGGCTGGACGCGGGCCTGGGCACCGAGGTGGGCACGCGCGGCGTGACGCTGTCCGGCGGGGAGCGCCAGCGGCTGGCCATCGCACGGGCCCTGCTGCGCAAGCCCCGCGTGCTGCTGCTGGACGAGGCCACCGCCCAACTCGACGCCCGCAACGAGAACGCGCTGCGGGAGGCCGTCGACCAGGTGGCCCGGGACTGCACGGTCATCCTGATCGCGCACCGGCTGTCCACTGTGACCGATGCCGACCGGATCGTGCTGCTGGAGCACGGTGTGGTGCGCGCGTCGGGCACCCACGCCGAACTGGTCGAGCAGGACGAGCTGTACCGGGAACTGGCCGCGACCCAACTGCTCGTCACGGCGGTCCCCGGTGTCTGA
- a CDS encoding acyl carrier protein — protein sequence MSTDTTAADPATVLADITGMLRDLLEEHGLPDADITRGSTFHGDLELESIDLVTLSASLREHYGDRVNFAEFVADLELDEIIGLTVGELVDHVVTSLRAA from the coding sequence ATGAGCACCGACACGACCGCGGCCGACCCGGCGACCGTGCTGGCCGACATCACGGGGATGCTCCGCGACCTGCTGGAGGAGCACGGTCTGCCGGACGCCGACATCACCCGGGGGTCGACCTTCCACGGCGACCTGGAGCTGGAGAGCATCGACCTGGTGACGCTGTCGGCGTCGCTGCGCGAGCACTACGGCGACCGGGTCAACTTCGCCGAGTTCGTCGCCGACCTGGAGCTGGACGAGATCATCGGCCTCACCGTCGGCGAACTGGTGGACCACGTGGTCACCTCGCTGCGGGCCGCGTGA
- a CDS encoding beta-ketoacyl synthase N-terminal-like domain-containing protein: MTAVTPVAIVGMAVLFPGAPDLDSFWRNISGGVDAITDVPADRWDDEFHDPAQRRADRVYTRRGGFVEASVDVAAFGVMPASVPGTEPDQLIALQVAADAVADAGGDTALPADRRRAGVILGRGGYLTPGLVRLDQRVRSANQVVRTLRELVPELDDERLERVRAAFAAQLGPEAPESAIGLVPNLAASRVANRLDLRGPAYTVDAACASSLVAVDHAVRELDSGRCDVVLAGGVHHCHDITLWSVFSQLGALSRSGRIRPFHRDADGVLIGEGTGVVVLKRLADAERDGDRVYAVIAGTGVAGDGRSASLLNPDPGGQANAVRQAWTAAGLDPRAPDALGLLEAHGTATPAGDAAELRTLAEVFGPATGPRAALGSVKSMIGHTMPAAGVAGLVKAALAVHHGVLPPTLHCDDPHPALAGTRFSTPDRARPWDRPDSGAPRRAGVNAFGFGGINAHVVLTEPATRTAPVVVREPTRVLRLAAATTADLLAALTDSPQGLDERADVREPVRLGVVDPTPRKLALARKAVAKGVPWRGRGDVWFSPEPLGGRTAFLFPGLEAEFEPEVADVAARFGLPWSGGQVRVGDVGRHGAAVFQVGRLLDAALRRLGVRPDAVAGHSVGEWTAMAAGGIHAADEVDAFLAAFDPESLHVPGLAFAVIGTSAEKVTAVLAEHPNVVLSHDNAPNQAMVCGPEPEVDEVVRRFRAEAVIARVLPFRSGFHTPMLAPYLDPIRDAAQRYGLHRPTTPVWSATTAAPFPADPAGVRALFVRHLLEPVRFRPLVRALHAAGFRTFVQLGAGQLGSLVGDTLAGEEHLVVSAHGGLAQLRRVVTALWVHGRPADAGPLLPPRRSTRTRLDLGSALVSLPAAERIVLTSAPDASTWPADDPVAAELSALLRDTAGLAADLITARTTAPTTAPTTARTTVPSRQAPPPLVPAQAPPDAPQVLRVGLEEFPYLRDHCFFRQRPGWPDAADSWPVVPATTVIAHLTAIAERTAPGTRATAVHDVRLTKWITATPGADIPVTTVHRSPTEVEVGLTGFSQAVVTLAGRYPPAPPPWPVDEPERTPDLPARGLYDERWMFHGPLFQGVTELTAIGDRHVRGTLAALPTPGALLDNVGQLLGYWVMAVLPDRTTVFPVRLDRIAFHGPQPAAHHELHCHVKITAVTDATVTADVQLHHEGRVWAEITGWTDRRFDTDAGIRAVDRFPGSHTLSTPHDEGWAVVHERWPDLATRELVMRNMLGGAERTAYDTCPPNVKRRWLLGRIAAKDAARALLWREGAGEVYPAEIAVDDPPRLRGVHGRDVSGVLVDLAHCAEVGVAIARRGPCGIDVREAAPDARHDAALAAVAKLAGAPGRVVADDGDRLRVAAGGREHTVGVRALANPPGLPAREYVVAWTPAEQPGEGS; the protein is encoded by the coding sequence GTGACCGCGGTGACGCCGGTCGCGATCGTCGGGATGGCGGTGCTGTTCCCCGGCGCGCCCGACCTGGACTCCTTCTGGCGCAACATCTCCGGTGGGGTCGACGCGATCACCGACGTGCCCGCCGACCGCTGGGACGACGAGTTCCACGACCCCGCCCAGCGCCGCGCGGACCGCGTCTACACCCGGCGCGGCGGGTTCGTGGAGGCGTCGGTCGACGTGGCCGCGTTCGGCGTCATGCCCGCGTCGGTGCCCGGCACCGAACCCGACCAGCTGATCGCGTTGCAGGTGGCGGCGGACGCGGTGGCCGACGCCGGCGGCGACACCGCGCTGCCCGCGGACCGGCGGCGGGCCGGGGTGATCCTCGGCCGGGGCGGCTACCTGACGCCCGGCCTGGTGCGGCTGGACCAGCGGGTGCGCAGCGCCAACCAGGTCGTGCGGACGCTGCGCGAGCTGGTGCCCGAGCTGGACGACGAGCGGCTGGAGCGGGTGCGGGCGGCGTTCGCCGCGCAGCTCGGCCCCGAGGCACCCGAGTCGGCCATCGGCCTGGTGCCCAACCTCGCCGCGTCCCGCGTCGCGAACCGGCTCGACCTGCGCGGCCCCGCCTACACGGTGGACGCGGCCTGCGCGTCGTCGCTGGTGGCGGTGGACCACGCGGTGCGCGAGCTGGACAGCGGCCGGTGTGACGTGGTGCTGGCCGGCGGCGTGCACCACTGCCACGACATCACGCTGTGGAGCGTGTTCAGCCAGCTCGGGGCGCTGTCCCGGAGCGGCCGGATCCGGCCGTTCCACCGCGACGCCGACGGCGTGCTGATCGGCGAGGGCACCGGTGTGGTGGTGCTCAAGCGGCTTGCCGACGCCGAGCGCGACGGCGACCGGGTCTACGCGGTGATCGCCGGGACCGGCGTGGCCGGCGACGGCCGGTCGGCGAGCCTGCTCAACCCGGACCCCGGCGGCCAGGCGAACGCGGTGCGGCAGGCGTGGACGGCGGCCGGGCTGGACCCGCGCGCCCCCGACGCGCTGGGCCTGCTGGAGGCGCACGGCACGGCCACCCCCGCCGGCGACGCGGCCGAGCTGCGGACGTTGGCCGAGGTGTTCGGCCCGGCGACCGGGCCGCGCGCGGCGCTGGGCTCGGTGAAGTCGATGATCGGCCACACCATGCCGGCCGCCGGCGTGGCCGGGCTGGTCAAGGCGGCGCTGGCGGTGCACCACGGCGTGCTGCCGCCGACCCTGCACTGCGACGACCCGCACCCGGCGCTGGCCGGCACCCGCTTCAGCACGCCCGACCGGGCCCGGCCGTGGGACCGCCCGGACAGCGGCGCGCCCCGCCGGGCCGGGGTCAACGCGTTCGGGTTCGGCGGCATCAACGCCCACGTGGTGCTGACCGAGCCCGCCACCCGGACCGCGCCGGTGGTGGTGCGCGAGCCGACCAGGGTGCTGCGGCTGGCCGCCGCCACCACGGCGGACCTGCTGGCGGCGTTGACCGACTCCCCGCAAGGCCTGGACGAGCGGGCCGACGTGCGCGAGCCGGTGCGCCTGGGCGTGGTCGACCCGACGCCGCGCAAGCTCGCCCTGGCGCGCAAGGCCGTGGCCAAGGGCGTGCCGTGGCGCGGGCGCGGGGACGTGTGGTTCAGCCCGGAACCGCTCGGCGGCCGCACGGCGTTCCTGTTCCCCGGGCTGGAGGCCGAGTTCGAGCCGGAGGTGGCCGACGTCGCCGCCCGGTTCGGGCTGCCGTGGTCCGGCGGGCAGGTGCGGGTCGGCGACGTCGGGCGGCACGGCGCGGCGGTCTTCCAGGTCGGCCGGCTGCTGGACGCGGCGCTGCGCCGGCTCGGCGTGCGGCCCGACGCGGTCGCCGGGCACAGCGTGGGCGAGTGGACCGCGATGGCGGCGGGCGGCATCCACGCGGCCGACGAGGTCGACGCCTTCCTCGCCGCGTTCGACCCGGAGTCGCTGCACGTGCCGGGTCTGGCGTTCGCGGTGATCGGCACGTCGGCCGAGAAGGTCACCGCCGTGCTGGCCGAGCACCCGAACGTCGTGCTCTCCCACGACAACGCGCCCAACCAGGCGATGGTGTGCGGTCCGGAGCCCGAGGTGGACGAGGTGGTGCGCCGGTTCCGGGCGGAGGCGGTGATCGCCCGGGTGCTGCCGTTCCGCTCCGGTTTCCACACCCCGATGCTCGCGCCCTACCTCGACCCGATCCGCGACGCCGCCCAGCGCTACGGCCTCCACCGGCCGACGACCCCGGTGTGGTCGGCGACCACCGCCGCCCCGTTCCCGGCCGACCCGGCCGGCGTGCGCGCGCTGTTCGTGCGGCACCTGCTGGAGCCGGTCCGGTTCCGGCCGCTGGTGCGGGCGCTGCACGCGGCCGGGTTCCGCACGTTCGTGCAGCTCGGCGCGGGTCAGCTCGGGTCGCTGGTGGGCGACACGCTGGCCGGCGAGGAGCACCTGGTGGTCTCCGCGCACGGCGGCCTGGCCCAGTTGCGGCGGGTGGTGACCGCGCTGTGGGTGCACGGCCGCCCCGCCGACGCCGGCCCCCTGCTGCCGCCGCGCCGCTCCACCCGGACCCGGCTCGACCTCGGCAGCGCCCTGGTGTCCCTGCCCGCCGCCGAACGGATCGTGCTGACCTCCGCGCCGGACGCGTCGACCTGGCCGGCCGACGACCCGGTCGCGGCGGAGCTGTCCGCCCTGCTGCGCGACACCGCCGGCCTGGCTGCCGATCTCATCACCGCGCGCACCACCGCGCCCACCACCGCGCCCACCACCGCGCGCACCACCGTGCCATCGCGGCAAGCGCCCCCACCTCTCGTGCCGGCGCAAGCCCCTCCCGACGCGCCACAGGTGCTGCGGGTGGGGCTGGAGGAGTTCCCGTACCTGCGGGACCACTGCTTCTTCCGGCAGCGCCCCGGCTGGCCCGACGCGGCCGACAGCTGGCCGGTCGTCCCCGCCACGACCGTCATCGCGCACCTGACGGCGATCGCCGAGCGGACCGCGCCCGGCACCCGCGCCACCGCCGTCCACGACGTGCGGCTGACCAAGTGGATCACCGCGACCCCCGGCGCGGACATCCCGGTCACGACGGTCCACCGCTCCCCCACCGAGGTCGAGGTGGGCCTGACCGGCTTCTCCCAGGCCGTCGTCACGCTCGCCGGGCGGTACCCGCCCGCGCCGCCGCCGTGGCCCGTCGACGAGCCCGAACGCACCCCGGACCTGCCCGCCCGCGGTCTCTACGACGAGCGCTGGATGTTCCACGGCCCGCTGTTCCAGGGCGTCACCGAGCTGACCGCGATCGGCGACCGGCACGTCCGGGGCACGCTGGCCGCCCTGCCGACGCCGGGCGCGCTGCTGGACAACGTCGGCCAGCTGCTCGGCTACTGGGTGATGGCGGTCCTGCCGGACCGCACCACCGTCTTCCCGGTGCGGCTGGACCGGATCGCCTTCCACGGCCCGCAGCCCGCGGCGCACCACGAGCTGCACTGCCACGTGAAGATCACCGCCGTCACCGACGCCACGGTCACCGCCGACGTCCAGCTCCACCACGAGGGCCGGGTGTGGGCGGAGATCACCGGCTGGACCGACCGCCGCTTCGACACCGACGCCGGCATCCGGGCCGTGGACCGGTTCCCCGGCTCCCACACCCTGTCCACCCCGCACGACGAGGGCTGGGCCGTCGTGCACGAGCGCTGGCCCGACCTGGCGACCCGCGAACTGGTCATGCGCAACATGCTCGGCGGCGCGGAACGCACCGCCTACGACACCTGCCCGCCGAACGTGAAGCGCCGCTGGCTGCTCGGCCGCATCGCCGCCAAGGACGCCGCCCGCGCGCTGCTGTGGCGGGAGGGCGCGGGCGAGGTCTACCCGGCCGAGATCGCGGTGGACGACCCGCCGCGGCTGCGCGGCGTGCACGGCCGGGACGTGTCCGGCGTCCTGGTCGACCTGGCGCACTGCGCGGAGGTCGGCGTCGCCATCGCCCGGCGCGGCCCGTGCGGCATCGACGTCCGGGAGGCCGCCCCCGACGCCCGGCACGACGCCGCGCTCGCCGCCGTCGCCAAGCTCGCCGGCGCGCCCGGCCGGGTGGTGGCCGACGACGGCGACCGGCTGCGCGTCGCGGCCGGCGGCCGGGAGCACACCGTGGGCGTGCGCGCCCTCGCCAACCCGCCCGGCCTGCCCGCACGGGAGTACGTGGTCGCGTGGACACCAGCGGAGCAACCAGGAGAGGGATCATGA
- a CDS encoding SGNH/GDSL hydrolase family protein produces MRARALIPALLALFATAALATPAQAAPLAGKYVAIGDSYTTAPGTRTYDNPNDACRRGPLTYPRLWAAAHPTTRFVEAACSGATTTEVVSNQIPLLTADTTLVTIQVGGNDVRFVDVLTNCILTIDDKDCLKGVELAKQAAVAYLSPGLAQVYGLVRAKAPAARVIVVGYPRLYKIGGNCGIFGLSDTERAALNSAADTLAAIMAQRAAEAGFTFLDARPIFDSHALCTSGTKWVTSLEWDKINESYHPNAAGHRDGYYAALNSLATSAKA; encoded by the coding sequence ATGCGCGCACGGGCCCTGATCCCCGCACTGCTGGCGCTGTTCGCCACCGCGGCCCTCGCCACGCCGGCGCAGGCCGCCCCCCTCGCGGGCAAGTACGTCGCCATCGGCGACTCCTACACCACCGCCCCGGGCACCCGCACCTACGACAACCCGAACGACGCCTGCCGCCGCGGCCCGCTGACCTACCCGCGCCTCTGGGCGGCGGCGCACCCGACCACCCGGTTCGTCGAGGCCGCCTGCTCCGGGGCCACCACGACCGAGGTCGTCAGCAACCAGATCCCGCTGCTGACCGCCGACACCACCCTGGTCACCATCCAGGTCGGCGGCAACGACGTCCGGTTCGTCGACGTGCTCACCAACTGCATCCTGACCATCGACGACAAGGACTGCCTCAAGGGCGTGGAACTGGCCAAGCAGGCCGCCGTCGCCTACCTCTCGCCGGGCCTGGCCCAGGTGTACGGGCTGGTGCGGGCCAAGGCCCCGGCGGCCCGGGTCATCGTGGTCGGCTACCCGCGGCTGTACAAGATCGGCGGCAACTGCGGCATCTTCGGGCTCAGCGACACCGAGCGCGCCGCGCTGAACTCGGCCGCCGACACCCTGGCCGCGATCATGGCCCAGCGCGCGGCCGAGGCGGGCTTCACCTTCCTCGACGCCCGCCCGATCTTCGACTCGCACGCCCTGTGCACCAGCGGCACCAAGTGGGTCACCAGCCTGGAGTGGGACAAGATCAACGAGTCCTACCACCCGAACGCGGCGGGTCACCGCGACGGCTACTACGCGGCGCTGAACTCGCTCGCCACCAGCGCGAAGGCGTGA
- a CDS encoding glycosyltransferase, whose translation MSRFLFVVPPLVGHVNPLAAVAAELTARGHEVAWAGHADLLRRLVGPAAPVHDCALPDTDLLHRPPELTGPAAFRFLWQDFFVPLADAMAPGVAAAVERVRPDLVVADQHAVAGSLVAERLGVPCATSASTSAELVDPLAGLPKVAAWLAALLADLRRRVGDPTATHDPRHPPAGVVAFTTADLVGEVALPPGVRMVGPAIAPRPAGGFPWDRLDPGRRTVLVSLGTANVDAGERFLRVAVAALAARPHVQGVVVDPGGVLGHVPEAVVVPHVPQLELLARCAAVVCHSGHNTVCESLWHGVPLVLAPIRDDQPVVAGQVVAAGAGVRVRFGRVTAEGLGDALDTVLSPASGHRDAARSVGRSFRAAGGAPAAADHLAALAARSPVRTA comes from the coding sequence GTGAGCAGGTTCCTCTTCGTCGTGCCGCCGCTGGTCGGCCACGTCAACCCGCTCGCGGCGGTGGCGGCGGAGCTGACCGCGCGCGGCCACGAGGTGGCCTGGGCCGGGCACGCCGACCTGCTGCGCCGGCTGGTCGGGCCGGCCGCCCCGGTGCACGACTGCGCGCTGCCCGACACCGACCTGCTGCACCGGCCGCCGGAGCTGACCGGGCCCGCCGCGTTCCGGTTCCTGTGGCAGGACTTCTTCGTGCCGCTGGCCGACGCGATGGCCCCCGGCGTGGCCGCCGCCGTCGAGAGGGTGCGGCCGGACCTGGTCGTGGCCGACCAGCACGCGGTGGCCGGGTCGCTGGTGGCCGAGCGGCTGGGCGTGCCGTGCGCGACCTCCGCCAGCACGTCCGCCGAGCTGGTCGACCCGCTGGCCGGACTGCCCAAGGTGGCCGCCTGGCTGGCCGCGCTGCTGGCCGACCTGCGCCGCCGGGTCGGCGACCCGACCGCCACCCACGACCCGCGCCACCCGCCCGCCGGCGTGGTCGCGTTCACCACCGCCGACCTGGTGGGCGAGGTCGCGCTGCCGCCCGGTGTGCGGATGGTCGGGCCGGCGATCGCGCCCCGGCCGGCGGGCGGATTCCCGTGGGACCGCCTCGACCCGGGCCGCCGCACGGTGCTGGTCAGCCTGGGCACCGCGAACGTCGACGCGGGCGAGCGGTTCCTGCGCGTGGCCGTGGCGGCGCTGGCCGCGCGCCCGCACGTGCAGGGTGTCGTGGTCGATCCCGGCGGTGTGCTGGGTCACGTGCCGGAGGCCGTCGTCGTGCCGCACGTGCCGCAGTTGGAGTTGCTGGCCCGGTGCGCGGCGGTCGTGTGCCACTCCGGGCACAACACCGTGTGCGAGTCCCTGTGGCACGGCGTGCCGCTCGTGCTCGCCCCGATCCGGGACGACCAGCCCGTGGTCGCGGGTCAGGTCGTGGCCGCCGGCGCGGGCGTGCGGGTCCGGTTCGGCCGGGTCACCGCCGAGGGGCTCGGCGACGCGCTGGACACCGTGCTCTCCCCCGCGTCCGGCCACCGCGACGCGGCGCGGTCGGTCGGCCGGTCGTTCCGCGCGGCCGGCGGCGCACCCGCCGCGGCCGACCACCTGGCCGCGCTGGCGGCGCGGTCGCCCGTCCGCACCGCCTGA
- a CDS encoding alpha/beta fold hydrolase, protein MAKVRTGAITTHVQRLPAAGGDPDAPLVVFVHGLLTDSLASYYFTVGPQVAAAGVDVLMYDLRGHGRSDRPATGYRLEHFVQDLVLLLDALGETRPVHVVGNSFGGTVATALAAWHPDLVATVTMIEGEPPVAGWTGRMRDALTRARANMVSPEALDWIEATYGRHTAKLARGAARILESTTVAEDVPLSRVIDDDLSALTRPLLAVFGDVSGLCRQVPGLAASVPGCRTVVLADQDHSVLVERPHETRDLLLDWVRAHHAVASR, encoded by the coding sequence ATGGCCAAGGTCCGCACCGGCGCGATCACCACGCACGTGCAGCGGCTGCCGGCCGCCGGCGGCGACCCGGACGCGCCGCTGGTGGTGTTCGTGCACGGGCTGCTCACCGACAGCCTCGCCAGCTACTACTTCACCGTCGGCCCGCAGGTCGCCGCGGCCGGCGTCGACGTGCTGATGTACGACCTGCGCGGGCACGGCCGCAGCGACCGCCCGGCCACCGGCTACCGGCTGGAGCACTTCGTGCAGGACCTGGTGCTGCTGCTCGACGCGCTGGGCGAGACCCGGCCCGTGCACGTGGTCGGCAACTCCTTCGGCGGCACGGTCGCGACGGCCCTGGCCGCGTGGCACCCGGACCTGGTGGCCACGGTCACCATGATCGAGGGCGAGCCGCCGGTGGCCGGCTGGACCGGGCGGATGCGGGACGCGCTCACCCGCGCCAGGGCCAACATGGTCAGCCCCGAGGCCCTGGACTGGATCGAGGCCACCTACGGCCGGCACACCGCGAAGCTCGCCCGGGGCGCGGCCCGCATCCTGGAGAGCACGACGGTCGCCGAGGACGTGCCGCTCAGCCGGGTGATCGACGACGACCTGAGCGCGCTGACCCGCCCGCTGCTGGCCGTCTTCGGCGACGTGTCCGGGCTGTGCCGGCAGGTCCCGGGGCTGGCGGCGTCGGTCCCCGGCTGCCGCACGGTCGTGCTGGCCGACCAGGACCACTCGGTGCTCGTGGAACGGCCGCACGAGACGCGCGACCTGCTGCTGGACTGGGTGCGCGCGCACCACGCGGTGGCGTCCCGGTGA